A single genomic interval of Aureliella helgolandensis harbors:
- a CDS encoding WD40 repeat domain-containing serine/threonine-protein kinase, which produces MTPNPDSSKSKRLETPTAFDGEVATDLSPEYQDPESHAPPESHVGSVVGDYRVLSEIGRGGIGVVYRAVHTQTGKTVALKLLQRSYGAQRRHLRRFRREAQAVQSLKHNHIVPLHESGEHQGVHFLAMELIAGQTLADLITDQARCRQATESATLANDDEPTQCEHKKILPSIAFEDLAHSIANIADAVHAAHLAGVIHRDIKPSNILRDDSGKLWLTDFGLATLGNEHTALTLTGDVLGTPAYMSPEQASGSTEGVSPLTDVYSLGASLFELTTLQKPYLGSRDQILLGVVQGDLTPPRRVRSGIPPALEAITLKAMAFSPTGRYVSAAELASDLRRFAGGESTLARLPSWRERLYRWSERNPLVALVTLVGVSATIAGVLIVQSLNSKTLRNVNLQLQHSNQRLRITNEQLATRESQLKQQLYVSDMAVAFKAYESGKFLTARKLLEPYAAEDAEPDLRGFGWRLLNKLTAPPESILLAYHSGMATESALFDGGRQALSVGHDGEVHQLDLEAGTELRRHTMGGKLDAVAVAPDGSWMLVGIHAPTGVHRVAYRDLDNQKSPTQLATINEISNWKWHWTTVESLAVSPNGEFFASADRYQELQLHSADGASIRNLTNDSRNESLAFLDQGEWLACIYRHTRGAAKLRVLSTSSERNLDFECGFSPNVLAYSGHRPGSETSWIAVAGVDDIAIFEWPSGEKISRLNNVSARIRCVDISHDGRVVAAGCDEGLMLVWHAREAEHAGEFRPPQVIQASDQRITSIKLRPDSNALQPATFQMVTTSEDGDVRLWKVPRPIPPAPGIAGLPPAALQVSDVWAVNRYADQMYLRLQGGEIVEFNGEDSPSRVLAKHPCDEFGRICSVGSENLIVAAGQAELLFLDAQTGSVRNRLPASDAEQDCQDLLHLGETIYALYQNHLLLIDTHSHQVKSTLWLPTKDAKQLLQVPQTEDVLVVAEGAIYQIRDPQLAPLAEASSAASLFRLATFSPAGDHLAIVQSNRTLRVLSTDGLQPPILLRGHQEAITDCIFIDDGATLVSSSVDRTLRFWDIATGRELGVLNQPEMQTQFLHYFEATQTLFCSDQGSGFQFLPAR; this is translated from the coding sequence ATGACGCCTAATCCCGACTCCTCTAAATCGAAAAGGCTCGAAACGCCGACGGCATTCGATGGGGAAGTGGCTACCGATCTCTCACCAGAATATCAAGATCCGGAATCGCACGCCCCCCCGGAATCGCATGTGGGAAGCGTCGTAGGGGACTACCGTGTGCTGAGCGAAATTGGTCGTGGAGGAATCGGTGTGGTCTACCGAGCCGTCCACACTCAGACGGGCAAGACGGTCGCTCTCAAATTGTTGCAGCGGAGCTACGGCGCACAGCGTAGGCATCTAAGGCGATTTCGGCGGGAGGCACAAGCGGTTCAATCGCTCAAACACAATCACATTGTGCCATTGCATGAATCGGGAGAGCATCAAGGCGTCCATTTCCTAGCCATGGAATTGATTGCAGGGCAAACGCTGGCTGATCTAATCACCGACCAAGCCCGATGCCGGCAGGCCACCGAGTCGGCGACACTTGCCAACGATGATGAGCCGACGCAGTGTGAGCACAAGAAAATTCTTCCCAGCATAGCCTTTGAGGATCTGGCACATTCGATCGCAAACATTGCCGATGCCGTGCATGCAGCCCACTTGGCGGGCGTCATCCACCGCGATATCAAGCCGTCCAATATCCTCCGCGACGATTCAGGCAAACTTTGGCTGACCGATTTTGGGCTCGCAACCCTCGGCAACGAACACACCGCACTCACCTTGACGGGAGACGTGCTGGGGACCCCGGCCTACATGAGCCCTGAGCAAGCCAGTGGATCGACCGAAGGGGTCAGCCCACTGACGGATGTGTATAGCCTTGGTGCATCCCTGTTTGAGTTGACGACGCTACAAAAACCCTACCTGGGTAGCCGTGATCAAATACTCCTCGGCGTGGTGCAAGGCGACTTAACGCCCCCTCGCAGAGTGCGTTCGGGTATCCCTCCAGCACTTGAAGCCATCACGCTCAAAGCGATGGCGTTCTCGCCAACGGGCCGGTACGTCAGCGCCGCAGAACTGGCCAGCGACCTTCGCCGTTTCGCGGGCGGAGAATCAACGCTCGCCCGCCTACCCTCCTGGCGAGAACGCCTTTACCGATGGAGCGAACGCAATCCGTTGGTAGCCTTGGTAACGCTCGTTGGCGTCAGCGCTACCATCGCCGGTGTCTTGATCGTTCAGTCGCTCAACTCGAAAACTTTAAGAAACGTCAACCTGCAACTGCAGCACTCCAACCAGCGTCTACGGATCACCAACGAGCAATTGGCGACTCGCGAAAGCCAGCTGAAACAACAACTCTATGTATCGGATATGGCGGTCGCCTTTAAGGCCTATGAATCCGGCAAGTTCCTAACCGCGCGAAAGCTGCTGGAGCCCTACGCAGCGGAGGATGCGGAACCGGATCTTCGCGGCTTTGGCTGGCGGCTACTCAACAAACTGACGGCTCCACCGGAATCGATCTTATTAGCGTACCACAGCGGGATGGCGACTGAAAGCGCTCTGTTTGACGGTGGTCGACAAGCACTTTCAGTAGGGCATGACGGAGAGGTGCACCAGCTCGATCTTGAGGCAGGTACCGAATTGCGACGCCATACCATGGGAGGAAAACTCGATGCGGTTGCGGTCGCTCCCGATGGCAGTTGGATGCTGGTCGGCATCCATGCTCCCACGGGTGTTCACCGCGTCGCCTATCGCGATTTGGACAACCAAAAGTCGCCTACTCAACTTGCAACAATCAATGAAATTTCCAATTGGAAATGGCATTGGACTACGGTGGAATCGCTAGCGGTATCTCCCAATGGTGAGTTTTTCGCCTCGGCCGATCGCTATCAAGAGCTTCAGCTTCATAGCGCAGACGGCGCATCCATTCGCAACCTAACCAACGACTCACGCAATGAATCGTTGGCCTTCCTCGATCAAGGAGAATGGTTGGCATGCATCTATCGCCACACAAGAGGTGCGGCCAAACTCCGCGTCTTGAGCACCTCTAGCGAACGCAACTTGGATTTCGAATGTGGATTCAGTCCCAATGTGCTGGCCTATTCGGGGCACCGTCCCGGTTCCGAAACGTCGTGGATCGCAGTCGCAGGCGTCGATGACATCGCGATCTTTGAATGGCCGAGTGGCGAAAAAATCTCACGCTTGAATAACGTTTCGGCAAGAATTCGCTGCGTCGACATCAGCCACGACGGGCGAGTCGTGGCCGCTGGATGTGACGAAGGGCTCATGCTAGTCTGGCATGCCCGCGAAGCGGAACACGCCGGCGAATTTCGACCGCCGCAGGTAATTCAAGCCAGCGATCAACGCATCACGAGCATCAAGTTGCGACCAGACAGCAATGCGTTGCAACCAGCAACCTTCCAGATGGTGACCACTTCCGAAGATGGGGATGTGCGGCTCTGGAAAGTGCCTCGCCCCATTCCCCCCGCTCCAGGCATCGCTGGGCTGCCGCCAGCCGCTCTTCAAGTCTCCGATGTATGGGCAGTCAATCGCTACGCAGACCAGATGTATCTACGCTTGCAGGGCGGCGAAATCGTAGAATTCAATGGTGAGGATTCCCCCAGCCGCGTGCTCGCCAAACATCCCTGTGATGAGTTTGGACGCATCTGCTCCGTTGGCTCGGAAAACCTGATCGTCGCTGCTGGACAAGCAGAACTGCTCTTCCTCGACGCCCAAACGGGGTCCGTCCGCAACCGTCTGCCGGCGTCGGATGCAGAGCAAGATTGCCAAGACCTCTTGCATCTCGGTGAAACAATCTATGCGCTTTACCAAAACCACCTTCTGCTAATTGACACGCATTCGCACCAAGTCAAATCTACGCTTTGGCTTCCCACCAAGGATGCCAAGCAACTCTTGCAAGTGCCGCAAACAGAGGATGTCCTGGTCGTTGCGGAGGGTGCGATCTACCAGATTCGAGATCCGCAACTCGCTCCCCTAGCCGAAGCGTCATCGGCGGCAAGTCTCTTCCGACTGGCGACATTCTCTCCAGCCGGAGATCACCTTGCAATCGTGCAATCCAATCGCACCCTACGCGTGCTATCGACCGACGGATTGCAACCACCCATCCTACTGCGGGGGCATCAAGAAGCTATCACTGACTGCATTTTCATCGATGACGGGGCTACCTTAGTCTCCTCTTCGGTCGATAGGACGCTGCGGTTTTGGGACATAGCCACAGGTCGCGAACTGGGCGTGCTGAACCAGCCTGAAATGCAGACTCAATTTCTGCACTATTTTGAAGCCACGCAAACCTTGTTCTGTTCGGATCAAGGCAGTGGATTTCAGTTTCTGCCAGCCCGCTGA
- the mdh gene encoding malate dehydrogenase, translating to MRRAKITIVGAGNVGATCAHWCAAAELGDIVLLDIPQAEDMPKGKALDLMQASPIMGFDSAISGTTSYADTANSDVVVITAGIARKPGMSRDDLLGTNAKIVGSVAEQVKQTSPNAIIIVVSNPLDAMVQRVLQVTGFPSNRVIGQAGVLDTARYRTFLAMELGVSIEDISALLMGGHGDTMVPMPSCTSVGGIPILQLLDAKRLEEIVDRTRKGGAEIVGLLKTGSAYYAPAAATTQMVEAIVRDKKRLIPCAAYCDKEYGVGGFYVGVPVILGSDGVEKIVELTLTTQEQADFKKSVDAVQELVEAMGKLVNA from the coding sequence ATGCGTCGAGCCAAAATCACGATTGTCGGAGCTGGAAACGTTGGAGCAACTTGTGCGCACTGGTGCGCCGCAGCGGAGCTCGGCGATATCGTGTTGCTCGATATTCCACAGGCCGAGGACATGCCCAAGGGGAAAGCACTTGACCTGATGCAGGCCTCCCCGATCATGGGCTTTGACAGCGCGATCAGCGGTACCACCTCCTATGCCGATACAGCCAATAGCGATGTCGTTGTGATTACCGCGGGTATTGCGCGCAAGCCCGGTATGAGTCGCGACGATCTCCTCGGAACCAACGCCAAGATTGTCGGCTCCGTGGCCGAGCAAGTGAAACAGACTTCTCCCAACGCAATTATCATCGTCGTCAGCAACCCGCTCGATGCGATGGTGCAGCGAGTCTTGCAAGTGACCGGTTTTCCATCCAACCGAGTGATTGGTCAAGCAGGCGTGTTGGACACCGCCCGCTACCGAACGTTCTTAGCAATGGAATTGGGCGTTAGTATTGAGGACATCTCAGCGTTGCTGATGGGTGGACATGGTGACACAATGGTTCCCATGCCGAGCTGCACGTCGGTTGGGGGTATTCCCATCTTGCAACTCCTTGACGCCAAGCGGTTGGAAGAGATTGTGGATCGCACTCGCAAGGGCGGCGCTGAAATCGTGGGCTTGCTCAAGACGGGTAGTGCCTACTACGCTCCCGCCGCCGCCACGACTCAGATGGTGGAAGCCATTGTTCGTGATAAGAAACGTTTGATCCCGTGTGCCGCCTACTGCGACAAAGAATACGGCGTCGGTGGTTTCTACGTTGGTGTACCTGTCATCTTGGGAAGCGACGGGGTCGAGAAAATTGTTGAGCTCACGTTGACCACACAAGAGCAAGCCGACTTCAAGAAGAGCGTCGATGCGGTTCAAGAATTGGTCGAAGCGATGGGCAAGCTGGTCAACGCCTAA
- a CDS encoding alpha/beta hydrolase translates to MRNRLCSSEELVGRIEKLQSSNPVCQLEDPSYLEHQICLFGPERYEPRYEYPLVVWLHSCSSGERELENVMPALSLQNYVACAPRGTVACDPEGKLFRWGSSNASTAIAEEIVFDTIEMACSQFSVAKERIFLAGFGGGGSMAWQIALRYPKRFAGVVSICGQFPQEHRPLSNYENARDLPSLWLYGNESNTCGIQQVCESLPVMHAASLAVDIRQYPCGNELLSNMLSDTNSWLMERVTSQPAAVEQCAEESFSRN, encoded by the coding sequence ATGCGAAATCGTCTCTGTAGCTCTGAGGAGCTGGTCGGTCGAATCGAAAAGTTGCAAAGTTCTAACCCTGTCTGCCAACTTGAAGATCCGTCCTACTTGGAGCATCAGATCTGCCTGTTTGGTCCAGAACGCTACGAACCACGCTACGAATACCCGCTGGTCGTTTGGCTGCACAGTTGCAGTAGCGGTGAACGAGAGTTAGAGAACGTGATGCCAGCCTTGAGCTTGCAGAACTACGTGGCCTGTGCACCTCGTGGGACCGTTGCTTGCGATCCCGAAGGAAAACTCTTCCGCTGGGGAAGCTCCAATGCTTCAACGGCCATTGCCGAAGAAATCGTCTTCGACACGATCGAGATGGCTTGCTCCCAGTTCTCTGTAGCCAAAGAACGGATCTTTCTAGCTGGTTTCGGCGGCGGCGGCTCAATGGCTTGGCAAATTGCCTTGCGATACCCCAAACGCTTTGCTGGAGTCGTTTCGATTTGCGGACAATTTCCGCAAGAACATCGACCACTGTCCAATTACGAGAACGCTCGAGACCTCCCCTCGTTGTGGCTCTACGGCAACGAATCCAATACGTGCGGTATCCAGCAGGTATGCGAGTCGCTGCCGGTCATGCACGCAGCCAGCCTGGCGGTGGATATCCGACAATACCCGTGCGGAAACGAACTGCTGAGCAACATGTTGAGCGATACCAACAGCTGGCTTATGGAACGCGTCACCAGCCAGCCGGCGGCGGTCGAGCAGTGTGCCGAAGAGAGTTTTTCGCGCAACTAG
- a CDS encoding tetratricopeptide repeat protein, protein MFKKKLPLLAAAGAGAILVFGVLFTYLLGGGLRATEELNLAMRLLDEGRWDIAGRIARDLEDARAIDPAANASWNYVQGVSNALSVGGELDTPRNRRILLAATENLAKAEELGFPLGYQGKGKFYLGWCYFNTYQWDAVNETLADAEKLWPQRRSDAFRMMVVAYLRTVPAQLDMAQQRLDQWEKIPGMSKSELARISLSKAQLAFQEEDNFGCEESLLQVGSDTPEYIESQLWRGRWRAVEASQLPESSSKRELLLSEAQQIFGDIVLSPLSAIEPRRQAMFLSAKGLRMMGKLNEALGMFSSVRQGNSKSAEAIASGLEEAEILMELDRKDESLSTCKLLLKNVEDLALYNGLWLSIEELRSRLLDLGRSLLREDDFRSVVKLAEHLAMAFPLSDSVRLKAEAYEQWGDRLNVPTAETNPEQQRQAAHSKYLAAANEYAQLAQLELTSSEYPDVLWQAIQNYQRADDLNSANRLLTNYLQYEERPKRPRGYLALSRNRLNAAKWQSAVAPLERCLNEYPGHPSLFEARLLAAKAYSELNKLDEAAELLESNVLDYDLEPNSDTWRDCLFQWGHILYKQGNQLLLDMKVAGNAGNTIEERQAKILESQQYLLDAIRRLGHAVTRFAEDPRHYETRYMLGKSNRLAGETFLQLANSQEILVDSARRDLLQKRKHYLDQAAQEFRFLHQSLSKRQTELDASEHLQSLLRNCYFGEADTLFDLERWEDAMQVYRNAASRYMNRPEALEALMQLVACHQKMGDEAEASRTLAQAEQVLKRIPPELDNQFAKLTRANRAEWTDLLKWLRR, encoded by the coding sequence ATGTTTAAGAAAAAGCTGCCTCTGCTAGCTGCGGCGGGTGCCGGCGCCATCCTCGTTTTTGGCGTGCTATTCACCTACCTGCTGGGAGGCGGGTTGAGGGCAACTGAAGAGCTGAACCTGGCCATGCGACTTCTCGATGAGGGGCGCTGGGATATTGCAGGACGCATTGCCCGAGACCTTGAGGATGCCAGGGCGATCGACCCAGCGGCCAACGCCAGCTGGAACTACGTCCAAGGGGTGTCCAATGCGCTGTCGGTAGGCGGTGAGCTCGATACCCCACGCAATCGCCGCATTCTGCTGGCCGCCACGGAGAATCTCGCTAAGGCCGAGGAGCTCGGCTTCCCCCTAGGCTACCAAGGCAAGGGAAAATTCTATCTAGGTTGGTGCTACTTCAATACGTACCAATGGGACGCTGTCAATGAAACGCTGGCCGATGCCGAAAAACTCTGGCCCCAACGCCGTAGTGACGCCTTTCGCATGATGGTGGTGGCCTACCTGAGGACCGTTCCAGCCCAATTGGACATGGCACAACAGCGGCTCGACCAATGGGAGAAAATCCCCGGCATGTCCAAGAGTGAATTGGCCAGAATCAGTCTTTCCAAAGCTCAATTGGCTTTTCAAGAGGAAGACAACTTCGGCTGTGAGGAATCGCTTTTGCAGGTCGGTTCCGATACCCCGGAGTATATCGAAAGCCAATTGTGGCGGGGGCGCTGGCGCGCCGTCGAAGCGAGCCAACTTCCGGAATCCTCGTCCAAACGCGAGCTGCTCCTCTCCGAGGCACAGCAAATTTTCGGCGACATCGTGCTGTCCCCACTATCGGCAATCGAGCCGAGGCGCCAAGCCATGTTCCTATCGGCCAAAGGGCTGCGCATGATGGGAAAACTCAACGAAGCTTTAGGGATGTTCAGTAGCGTCCGGCAAGGCAATTCCAAGTCTGCCGAGGCCATTGCCTCCGGCTTGGAAGAGGCAGAAATCCTGATGGAGCTGGACCGCAAAGACGAGTCGCTGTCCACCTGCAAGTTGCTATTGAAAAACGTCGAAGACTTGGCCCTCTACAATGGACTTTGGCTATCCATCGAAGAACTTCGATCGCGTCTGCTCGATCTCGGCCGAAGCCTGCTGCGCGAAGATGACTTTCGCAGCGTCGTTAAACTGGCTGAGCACCTGGCGATGGCCTTCCCATTGTCCGACTCCGTTCGACTCAAAGCCGAGGCCTACGAACAATGGGGCGATCGTCTCAATGTGCCTACCGCTGAAACGAATCCCGAACAACAGCGTCAAGCGGCTCACAGCAAGTATCTGGCTGCCGCCAACGAGTATGCACAGCTCGCACAATTGGAGCTGACCTCGTCGGAGTACCCCGATGTCCTCTGGCAAGCGATCCAAAACTACCAACGCGCCGATGATCTCAATAGCGCGAATCGCCTGCTCACCAATTACTTGCAATATGAAGAACGCCCCAAGCGTCCCCGAGGCTATCTGGCACTCAGCCGCAACCGACTCAACGCCGCCAAATGGCAATCCGCCGTTGCTCCTCTGGAACGATGCCTGAATGAATACCCCGGCCATCCCAGCCTCTTTGAAGCGAGGCTCTTGGCCGCCAAGGCCTACTCAGAGCTGAACAAGTTGGACGAAGCTGCCGAATTGCTTGAATCCAATGTGCTTGACTACGACTTGGAGCCCAACAGCGACACCTGGCGGGACTGCCTATTCCAATGGGGGCATATTCTCTACAAACAAGGAAATCAGCTCCTGCTCGATATGAAGGTGGCCGGCAATGCTGGTAATACAATCGAAGAGCGGCAAGCCAAGATCCTGGAAAGCCAGCAATATCTGCTCGATGCCATCCGACGCTTAGGCCACGCCGTGACTCGCTTTGCGGAGGACCCCCGCCACTACGAGACCCGCTACATGCTGGGCAAGTCCAATCGTTTAGCGGGCGAAACCTTCCTGCAATTGGCCAACTCCCAAGAGATTCTGGTCGATTCGGCCCGCCGCGATCTCCTGCAGAAGCGCAAGCACTACCTCGATCAGGCTGCCCAGGAATTCCGCTTTCTGCACCAGTCCCTCAGCAAGCGGCAAACGGAGCTCGATGCGTCCGAGCACCTGCAGTCGTTGCTCCGGAATTGCTATTTTGGAGAGGCCGACACGCTGTTCGACCTTGAGCGGTGGGAGGATGCGATGCAGGTTTATCGCAACGCGGCCAGCCGCTACATGAATCGGCCCGA